The Haloplanus sp. GDY1 genomic sequence GGGAACGGTCGACGGCTTCGCCGACTTCGGCGTGTTCGTCGACCTCTCCCCCGGCGTGACCGGCCTGCTCCACCGGAGCGAACTCGACCGCCGGCTCGAGAGCCTCGACTGGGAGCCCGGCGACACCGTGTTCGTCCAGGTGAAGAACGTTCGCGACAACGGCAACGTCGACCTCGCGTGGTCGATCCGCCAGTCGGGCAGCGAGTTCCGCGGCGCGAAGGTCCACGACCCCGAGGGCGACGCCGACGGCGAACGGATCGACGAATCGACCGACGACGCCGACGACGGTGGCCCCGTCAGGACGACGCCGACCCCCCGCGACGACGAGGCGCTGAACGGCGAGGACGCGTCCGACGACACCGAGGCGTCCGACGACGACGCGGCGTCGGCCACTGACGGCGCCGCCGAGACGGGCGCCGGCGAGTCGGACGCCGGCGAGTCGGACGCCGCCGACGCGGACCCGAGGGGAGCGGACGCGACGGAGGCGGACGCCACCCCCGACCGCGTCCCCGTCGAGTCGCTCGAGGATCGCGTCGGCGAGACGGTTCGCCTCGAGGGCGAACTCGTCGGCGTCCGCCAGACCAGCGGCCCGACGGTGTTCGAACTCCGCGACGGCACGGGCGTCGTCGACTGCGCGGCGTTCGTCGAGGCGGGCGTCCGCGCCTACCCCGACGCCGAAGTCGGGAACGTCGTCCGCCTCGACGGCGAGGTCGAACGCCGCTACGAGGAACTCCAGGTCGAGACCGAGGCGCTGACGATCCTCGAGGACGAGGAGGCCGCGGCGGTCGAGGAACGCCTCGCCGACGCGCTGACGGCCGAGGCCCGCCCCGAGTCGGTGACGACGCTGATCGAGCACGACGCCCTCGACGCCGTCGAGGAGTCGCTGATCGACGCCGCCGAGACGATCCGACGCGCGGTCCTCGAATCGCGTCCCGTGGTGGTCCGTCACGCCGCCACCGCGGACGGCTACGTCGCCGGCGCCGCCATCGAGCGCGCGGTCCTCCCCCTGATCCGCGAGGAACACGCCGCCGCCGACGCCGAGTACCACTACTTCACCCGCCGGCCCCTGGAGGGCTCCGTCTACGACATGGACGACGCCACCAACGACGTGACCCGCATGCTCCAGGACCGCGACCGCCACGACGAGAAACTCCCGCTGGTCCTGCTGGTCGGCACCGGGAGCACGGTCGAGTCCAGCGACGGGCTGGGACTGCTCGGCATCTACGGCGCCCGGCGCGTCGTCGTCGACGCCGAGGTGGCCGACGCCGCCGTCGCCGACGACTGCGACGCCATCGTCAACCCCGGCCTGGCCGGCGTCCCCGCCGCCGACCTCTCGACCGGCGCGCTCGCGGCCACCCTCGCCGCGACGGTCGGCCCCGACGTGGCCGACGACCTCTCGCACCTGCCGGCCATCTCCTACTGGGACGACGCCCCCGAGTCGGCTGTCGACCTCGCCGCCGAGGCGGGGTACGACGCCGACCGCACGCGCGAACTCCGCGAGGCCATCGCGCTGGAGGCGTACTACCAGTCCTACGAGGACAAGCGCGAACTCATCACGGACCTGCTGTTCGACGACGCCGGCGGCCTCGCCGGCCACATCAGCGAGCAGTTCCGGCAGAAACTCGACGCCGAGGTCGACACCGCGACGGCGAACCTCGACCGCCGCGAGGAGGGCGGCGTCACCGTCGACGTCCTCGACACCGACGCCTACACCCACCGCTTCGACTTCCCGCCCACGAGCCTGCTGCTCGACGAACTCCACCGCCGCCGGAGCGAGGCGGGCGCGCACCTGACCGTCGGCGTCGGCACGGACGAACTCTACCTGCGGAGCGACGACGACCTGGACGTGCGGGGCGTCGCCGGCGACGCCGCTGATCGCGCCCCCGACGCCGGCATCACGGCCGCGAGCGTCCGCGACGGCCGGATCGAGTTCCTGTCGGGCCGCCGCGACGCCGCCGTCGACGCCGTCGTCGACGCCGCGGTCGACCGACTGTAGGGCCGAGCGACACGCTTAACCTCGCGACCCGACGACACGGGGACGATGACTGCTTCCGGGGAGGGCGTCGCCGCCACGACCGACGAAGCGTTCGACCGGGTGTGTGAGGACCTCGTCGAGCGCATCCTCTCGGGCGACCTGGACCGCGACGACCTGGAGTCGGCGAAACTCGACGCCTGCGCCGAACACGGCGCCTCGAAGGTACCGAAGAACGCCCACATCCTCCAGTACGCGCCCGACGAGCGCCGCGACGAGGTGCAGGCGGTCGTCCGCCGCAAGCCCGTCCGCACCGCGTCGGGCGTCTCGCCCGTGGCCATCATGACCGCGCCGCACATGTGCCCCCACGGGAAGTGTCTCTACTGTCCCGGCGGCCCCGCCTCCGAGTTCGACAGCGCCCAGAGCTACACGGGCCACGAACCGGCCGCGGCCCGGGGCGAACAGAACGACTACGATCCCTACGGCCAGGTCACGCTCCGCCTCGAACAGCTCAGACACATCGGCCACCCGGTCGACAAGGTGGAACTCATCCTGATGGGCGGGACGATGACCGCGCGGAGCCACGACTACCAGGAGTGGTTCGTCAAGCGGGCGCTCGAAGCGCTGAACGACTACGACGCCGACTCGACGCCGAACCCGGCCGAGGGGCGGAGCTTCGCGCCCGACCCCGAGTCCGTCGAGTTCCGCTACCTCGAGGACGTGATCGCCGAGAACGAGACGGCCGACGTCCGCAACGTCGGCACCACCTTCGAGACCAAGCCCGACTGGTGTGGCCCCGAACAGATCGACCGCATGCTCCGGCTGGGGGGGACGAAGGTGGAGGTGGGCGTCCAGACCACCTACGAGCGGATCAACCGCGAGATGCACCGCGGCCACGGAGTGCAGGCCTCCATCGACGCCAACCGCCGCCTGCGCGACGCCGCGTTCAAAGTGGGCTTTCACATGATGCCGGGCCAGCCCGGCATGACCGAGGCGATGTGTCTGGAGGACTTCCGGCAACTGTTCGAGGACCCCCGGTGGCGCCCCGACTACCTGAAGATCTATCCGACGCTCGTCGTCCGCGGCACCCGGACCTACGACATGTGGCGCCGCGACGAGTTCGACCCGCTGGACAACGAGGCCGCCGCCGACCTCGTGGCGGAGGTGATGGGGATGATCCCCAAGTACACGCGCCTCCAGCGGGTGCAGCGGGACATCCCCGCCGACCACATCGACGCCGGCGTCTGGAAGTCGAACCTCCGGCAACTGGCCGCCCAGCGGGCCGCGGAGAAGGGCATCACGCAACGGGACATCCGTGCCCGCGAGGTGGGGCACAACGACGCCGATCCGGACCCCGAGCGGGTCGAACTCGACGTGCTGACCTACGAGGCCGGCGGCGGCACCGAACACTTCCTCAGCTTCGAGGACCCCGAGGCGGACCTCCTGATCGGCTTCTGTCGCCTCCGCTTTCCGAACGACCCCGTCCGTCGCGAACTCGACGACGCCGCCCTCGTGCGCGAGCTCCACGTCTACGGGAGCGAGGCGGGCATCCGCGAGGAGGGCGAGGGCGACTGGCAACACCGCGGCTACGGGCGCCGCCTCCTCGCCCGCGCGGAGGAACTGGCCGCCGAGGCCGGCTACGACAAGGTGAGCGTCATCAGCGGCATCGGCGTCCGGCGGTACTACCGCGACAAGCTCGGCTACCACCAGGACGGCCCGTACGTGTCGAAGGACCTCGGCCGCCGGGGTCGCCCGTCGGCGCGGTAGATGCCCTCGTCCGAGCGGTTCCTGCGGGCGCTCCTGCTCTCGGCGGTGCCGGCCGCCGTCGCGGTCGCCCTCGGGCCGCCCGACCCCTACGCCTGGATCGTCGTCGGGCTCGGCGTCCTCCTCGGCGTGCTGCCGTCGGCGTATCTCCTCGCCGGGGCGTTCGCCCGCGACTGAGCGGCGGGGCAACGGGATTCAAGGCGGCGGCCCCCGAAGGGCGGCCGTGACCGATTCGGACGCCGGCCGGCGACACGACCGCCTCGACCGCACCCCGACGGCCGGCCCCCACAACTCGCTGTGGCGCTGGACGGACGCGAAGGGGCCGCTCCGGGTCGTCGTGAACTACCTCGCCGTCTGGCTGATCCGGGTTGCCCCGAGCCTGCGGCTGAAAAACTGGGTCCTCCGACGACTCGGCGCCACGGTCGACTCCGGCGTGGCGGTCGGCCTGGAGGCGACCCCCGACGTGTTCTGGCCGGAACTGATCACCCTCCGGGCGGACGCCATCGTCGGCTACGACGCGACGCTGCTCTGTCACGAGTTCCTCCAAGACGAGTACCGCACCGGCGAGGTGGTGATCGGCGAGCGCGCGCTGATCGGCGCGGGGGCGGTTATCCTCCCCGGCGTCGAGGTCGGCGCGGACGCGAAGGTGGCCGCCAACTCGCTGGTGACCGAGGACGTGCCGCCGGGGACGACGGTTGCGGGCGTCCCCGCGACCCCGGTCGAGGGGGGCGTCGGCGACTAGTCCCGGATCAGCGCGAACCCGTCCGCGAACACCTTGCTGTTCGGGAGGACGTACTCCTCGCCGTCCGCCTCGACGTGCGTGACGAACAGGTCGATCTCCTGGACGATGCCGCGGACCTCGCCGACGCGGATCTCGTCGCCGATGGTGTAGGGCTGGTGGAGCAGGAGGTAGGAGCCGACCGCCCCGGCCGCGAGCAACTGCCTGAACGCGAGGCCGCCGAGGAAGACGACCGCGAAGACGTAGGCCGCGAGCAGGACGATCAGGGCGGCGGTGGCGACGCCCACTTGGCCGAGGGCGATCAGCACGGCCAGATAGAAGACGCTGTACTTCGCCACGAGGGGGAGGACGTTGATCTGCGGGAGTTTCACGCCGCGGAACCGCTCGGAGATGAGAAGTTCCACCTTGTCGCCGAGGACGACGCCGACGATGAGGACGATGATGGCGAAAAACAGCTGCGGGAGGAAGCCGGCGACGGCGTTCCAGAACTGGGCGACGTACTCGATTTCGGCGACGGCGACGGCGGCGAACACCGCGATGCCGAAGACGAAGTAGCCCGCGATGGCCGCGAGGATCGACACCGTCGAGGTGCCGAACTCGCGGGCCGTCCGCTCGAAGGCCGTCCCCTCGATGGCGCCGGGGACGCCCGCCCGCCGGAGGAGCCGGCGGGTGACGACCCGCGTCAACCACCCCAACAGGAGGCCGAGCACGAGCGTCGCCACGGCCAGCCAGAAGCGAAGCGGGACGGCCGCGAGGACCTCCCGCACCGAACCGCCTTGCATCTCAGTACTCCTCCGGATCGATCTCCAGGATCAGATCGCCGCCCTTGAACGCCCGGACCATCCCGTCGGACTCGGAGAGGACGATGGCGATGGCGTTGGTGTCCCGGGTGATGGCGCCGCCGGCCATGTGGCGCGCGCCGAGTCCCTTCGGGATGTCGACGCCCTCCGCGGACGGCTCCAGATAGCGGTACGCCGAGACGATCTTCCCCGAATCGGAGACGACGAAGGCACCGTCCAGCCGCGAGAACTCCTTGAGCATCACGTTCACGATGGGATCGCCGACGTGGACGTGGGACTTCTCGAAGGGGTTGTAACTGAGCGGGCGGGACTTGTTCATCACCTTGCCGGCGTCGCCGACGACGAAGAGCGCGCCCACGGGCTTGCCCTTCTGGCCTTTCTTCCCGAGGTCGATGGCCACCTCGAACACGTCGCGGATGACGCCGGGTTCGGCCCGCGAGTCGGTGAAGAGGTCGTAGATGCCGGAGCGCATCGTCTCGTCGACGCGCACCCGGACCAGACAGTCGGCGTCCTCGCCGAACATCTCGACGGTGCAGGCGACGGTGTCCCCCTCCGCGACGTACCCCCGTTCCATCGCCCCTTCGACGCCGAACTTGATCCGGTCGCGCGTGTTGTCGAAGGCCAGCGGGAGTTCCACGAAGGTGTCCGCGCCGACGTCGTTCGCGGCGGCGATCACCACCCGACTCACGTCCACGTCGTCGAACCGCTCGTAGTAGGAGGTCGACGGGGAGAACAGAAACAGACCGTCGATGTCCGCCACGAGGTCGTCGAGAGCATCCCGTAACGTCGCCATTGACGGAACGTCGAGACGCGGCGAAATAAAGGTTTGCGGACCGTCACACGCCCGTCATGCGTTTCTCGATCCGCTACCGCAGTCGCTCGACGTGATCGATCCGCCGCTGGACGAGTTCCGGTTTGCCGATGTCCTCCCTGACGCGCAGGCCGTTGCCCCCGGCCGCGAGCGCCGCGTCCGCGATGGCCTCGGCGTCCGCGATGGTCCCGTCGACGCCGACGACCGCGAACGACCGCGAGGTGGTGGTGTAGAGGCCGTCAGCGCGGGCGTCGACGCTCGCGTAGAACAGCAGCGCCTCGCCCGCCTCGGTACCGTTCTCGGCGGCCGCCCGCTCGACGCTCCCCTCGTCCACCTCGATCCGGGCGCCGGCCTCGGGATCGGTCGGGTAGCCCGCCGGGACGGCGTACTTGCAGACCGTCGCCCGCGGCGAGAACTCGAGGTCGGGGAGCGGGTCGCCGTCCCGGGCGGCCGTCAGCACGTCGAGGAACGGCGTCTCCATGACCGGCAGGGTGTTCATCGCCTCGGGGTCGCCGAAGCGGGCGTTGAACTCCACGACCCGCACGCCCTCGGCGGTGAGCATGAACTGGCCGTAGAGGACGCCCGTGTAGTCGTCGAGCGCGTCGACCGTCGCCTCGAGTACCGCGACCGCGTCCTCGTAGTCCGCGTCGTCCATGAACGGCAGCGTCCGGTCGGCGTCGCTGTAACTCCCCATGCCGCCGGTGTTCGGCCCCTCGTCGCCCTCGTAGGCGCGCTTGTGGTCCTGCACGGCTGGCGTCGTGCGCACGTCGCCGTTGGCGACGAACGCCTGGACGGTGAACTCCTCGCCGACGAGGCGCTCCTCCAGCACGACGCGGTCGTAGTCGGACTCGCGGAGGTAGGCCTTGGCCTCCGCCTTCGTCACCTGGTCGCCGGTGACGCGGACCCCCTTGCCGCCGGTGAGGCCCGCGGGCTTGACCGCCAGGTCGCCGTCGTAGGCGTCGACGTACTCGCAGGCGGCCGCCACGTCGTCGAACGTCTCGAACTCCGGACAGCCCGGAATCCCCGCTTCGCGCATGAA encodes the following:
- a CDS encoding DHH family phosphoesterase codes for the protein MDWITHEEDVWFDFRGSSPDQLVSGRYYKGTVDGFADFGVFVDLSPGVTGLLHRSELDRRLESLDWEPGDTVFVQVKNVRDNGNVDLAWSIRQSGSEFRGAKVHDPEGDADGERIDESTDDADDGGPVRTTPTPRDDEALNGEDASDDTEASDDDAASATDGAAETGAGESDAGESDAADADPRGADATEADATPDRVPVESLEDRVGETVRLEGELVGVRQTSGPTVFELRDGTGVVDCAAFVEAGVRAYPDAEVGNVVRLDGEVERRYEELQVETEALTILEDEEAAAVEERLADALTAEARPESVTTLIEHDALDAVEESLIDAAETIRRAVLESRPVVVRHAATADGYVAGAAIERAVLPLIREEHAAADAEYHYFTRRPLEGSVYDMDDATNDVTRMLQDRDRHDEKLPLVLLVGTGSTVESSDGLGLLGIYGARRVVVDAEVADAAVADDCDAIVNPGLAGVPAADLSTGALAATLAATVGPDVADDLSHLPAISYWDDAPESAVDLAAEAGYDADRTRELREAIALEAYYQSYEDKRELITDLLFDDAGGLAGHISEQFRQKLDAEVDTATANLDRREEGGVTVDVLDTDAYTHRFDFPPTSLLLDELHRRRSEAGAHLTVGVGTDELYLRSDDDLDVRGVAGDAADRAPDAGITAASVRDGRIEFLSGRRDAAVDAVVDAAVDRL
- the purD gene encoding phosphoribosylamine--glycine ligase, producing the protein MSETVLLVGGGGREHAIARAVAPDCELYACASNRNPGIADLAEGMRTVDETDADAIVDVATEVGATLAVVGPESALAAGVADALNDAGVYTFGPTAEAARIETDKAYQRRFMREAGIPGCPEFETFDDVAAACEYVDAYDGDLAVKPAGLTGGKGVRVTGDQVTKAEAKAYLRESDYDRVVLEERLVGEEFTVQAFVANGDVRTTPAVQDHKRAYEGDEGPNTGGMGSYSDADRTLPFMDDADYEDAVAVLEATVDALDDYTGVLYGQFMLTAEGVRVVEFNARFGDPEAMNTLPVMETPFLDVLTAARDGDPLPDLEFSPRATVCKYAVPAGYPTDPEAGARIEVDEGSVERAAAENGTEAGEALLFYASVDARADGLYTTTSRSFAVVGVDGTIADAEAIADAALAAGGNGLRVREDIGKPELVQRRIDHVERLR
- a CDS encoding acyltransferase — encoded protein: MTDSDAGRRHDRLDRTPTAGPHNSLWRWTDAKGPLRVVVNYLAVWLIRVAPSLRLKNWVLRRLGATVDSGVAVGLEATPDVFWPELITLRADAIVGYDATLLCHEFLQDEYRTGEVVIGERALIGAGAVILPGVEVGADAKVAANSLVTEDVPPGTTVAGVPATPVEGGVGD
- a CDS encoding mechanosensitive ion channel domain-containing protein → MQGGSVREVLAAVPLRFWLAVATLVLGLLLGWLTRVVTRRLLRRAGVPGAIEGTAFERTAREFGTSTVSILAAIAGYFVFGIAVFAAVAVAEIEYVAQFWNAVAGFLPQLFFAIIVLIVGVVLGDKVELLISERFRGVKLPQINVLPLVAKYSVFYLAVLIALGQVGVATAALIVLLAAYVFAVVFLGGLAFRQLLAAGAVGSYLLLHQPYTIGDEIRVGEVRGIVQEIDLFVTHVEADGEEYVLPNSKVFADGFALIRD
- the dacZ gene encoding diadenylate cyclase gives rise to the protein MATLRDALDDLVADIDGLFLFSPSTSYYERFDDVDVSRVVIAAANDVGADTFVELPLAFDNTRDRIKFGVEGAMERGYVAEGDTVACTVEMFGEDADCLVRVRVDETMRSGIYDLFTDSRAEPGVIRDVFEVAIDLGKKGQKGKPVGALFVVGDAGKVMNKSRPLSYNPFEKSHVHVGDPIVNVMLKEFSRLDGAFVVSDSGKIVSAYRYLEPSAEGVDIPKGLGARHMAGGAITRDTNAIAIVLSESDGMVRAFKGGDLILEIDPEEY
- a CDS encoding tRNA uridine(34) 5-carboxymethylaminomethyl modification radical SAM/GNAT enzyme Elp3; the encoded protein is MTASGEGVAATTDEAFDRVCEDLVERILSGDLDRDDLESAKLDACAEHGASKVPKNAHILQYAPDERRDEVQAVVRRKPVRTASGVSPVAIMTAPHMCPHGKCLYCPGGPASEFDSAQSYTGHEPAAARGEQNDYDPYGQVTLRLEQLRHIGHPVDKVELILMGGTMTARSHDYQEWFVKRALEALNDYDADSTPNPAEGRSFAPDPESVEFRYLEDVIAENETADVRNVGTTFETKPDWCGPEQIDRMLRLGGTKVEVGVQTTYERINREMHRGHGVQASIDANRRLRDAAFKVGFHMMPGQPGMTEAMCLEDFRQLFEDPRWRPDYLKIYPTLVVRGTRTYDMWRRDEFDPLDNEAAADLVAEVMGMIPKYTRLQRVQRDIPADHIDAGVWKSNLRQLAAQRAAEKGITQRDIRAREVGHNDADPDPERVELDVLTYEAGGGTEHFLSFEDPEADLLIGFCRLRFPNDPVRRELDDAALVRELHVYGSEAGIREEGEGDWQHRGYGRRLLARAEELAAEAGYDKVSVISGIGVRRYYRDKLGYHQDGPYVSKDLGRRGRPSAR